The Brassica oleracea var. oleracea cultivar TO1000 chromosome C6, BOL, whole genome shotgun sequence genome includes a region encoding these proteins:
- the LOC106299194 gene encoding transcription factor MYB75, with product MSEDHRRWMDQTASCGYFSLDISNYQHSGHSYASHREEEIKDPNQSNYGKRSKKETRVCGSFRHSSKASVVRGHWRPAEDAKLKKLVALDGPQNWNLIAEKLQGRSGKSCRLRWFNQLDPRINRRAFSEEEEQRLMQAHNLYGNKWAMIARFFPGRTDNSVKNHWHVIMARKFREQSSVYRRRKTVIPLKPLVNPNPQYSCNDFDPSRSDTIHLVSNDKNHLMLPIPCFPGYAHGNESPLMLGMLENQMMVDDDHSARTREATTFDFLNQTEKCEMLGEGMNEQKKPHFFDFLGLGTV from the exons ATGTCGGAAGACCATCGCCGTTGGATGGATCAGACTGCCTCATGTGGCTATTTCTCTTTAGACATTAGCAACTATCAGCATAGTGGTCACTCCTATGCAAGTCATAGAGAAGAAGAGATTAAAGACCCTAATCAAAGTAATTACGGTAAGCGGAGCAAGAAAGAGACAAGAGTCTGTGGAAGCTTTAGACACTCGTCAAAAGCTTCGGTGGTGAGAGGACATTGGAGACCGGCTGAAGATGCTAAGCTGAAGAAACTAGTCGCCCTCGACGGCCCACAAAACTGGAACCTCATCGCCGAAAAGCTCCAAGGAAGATCCG GGAAAAGTTGTAGGCTTAGATGGTTTAACCAACTAGACCCCAGGATAAACAGGAGAGCCTTTAGTGAGGAAGAAGAGCAGAGGCTAATGCAAGCTCATAATCTTTATGGTAACAAATGGGCGATGATAGCAAGGTTTTTCCCGGGAAGGACTGATAATTCTGTGAAGAACCATTGGCATGTTATAATGGCTCGCAAGTTTAGAGAACAATCTTCTGTTTACCGCAGGAGGAAGACGGTGATTCCTCTTAAGCCACTCGTTAACCCTAATCCTCAGTACTCTTGCAATGATTTTGATCCTTCTAGGTCAGATACGATCCACCTTGTTAGTAATGACAAGAACCACCTTATGTTACCAATTCCTTGCTTCCCAG GCTATGCTCATGGAAATGAGAGCCCGTTGATGCTGGGAATGCTTGAAAACCAAATGATGGTGGACGACGACCACTCTGCACGGACACGAGAGGCTACTACATTCGATTTTTTAAACCAAACCGAGAAGTGTGAGATGCTTGGTGAGGGCATGAATGAGCAGAAGAAACCACACTTTTTCGATTTTCTTGGTTTGGGGACAGTGTGA
- the LOC106297963 gene encoding glutathione S-transferase T2-like: MALKEQRSGQNDNDVMKAALDIFYNDKGIKFNLEHAWRELRHDVKWCSTYLEKNSGKDKRKTVDSDAQGSVTEPQERPIGVKAAKAAGKRKKIGKEEELGQLKEMMETKKQISNQSLLASLVAKTEPLSEMELALKMKLISEML, from the coding sequence ATGGCACTGAAGGAGCAGAGAAGCGGGCAAAATGACAACGATGTGATGAAGGCTGCCTTGGATATCTTCTACAATGACAAGGGCATTAAGTTCAACTTGGAACATGCGTGGAGGGAGCTTAGGCATGATGTGAAATGGTGCTCCACCTATCTCGAGAAGAACAGTGGTAAGGACAAGCGCAAAACAGTTGATTCTGATGCTCAAGGGTCAGTGACAGAGCCACAAGAGAGACCCATAGGAGTTAAGGCAGCTAAGGCTGCTGGAAAGAGGAAGAAAATTGGAAAAGAAGAAGAATTAGGACAACTAAAAGAAATGATGGAGACCAAAAAGCAAATCTCAAATCAGAGTTTGCTTGCAAGTTTGGTTGCAAAGACCGAGCCACTCTCTGAGATGGAATTAGCTCTGAAAATGAAATTAATATCTGAGATGTTGTGA